A DNA window from Chryseobacterium sp. MEBOG06 contains the following coding sequences:
- the lon gene encoding endopeptidase La — MTEFEDISLEEMISDGFDIVAEEINLSDFSETDKNSEQKIFPILPVRNMVMFPNVVIPITAGRKTSIQLLEEAQKNGDFIGIVSQKNSDMEQPSEKDIYTTGTLAKIIKIIKLPEGNITAITKGFHRFKIKKIIETQPYFRAEISKLKDSRPKNQDEYEALLENIKDLALKIIELDPNIPNAANFAIKNINNNDDLLNFICTNANFSSEAKQKLLEEKSLMERANNCYEMMHEDFRKLELRNQIHQKTSKDLDKQQREYFLNQQIRTIQDELGGGPESDVEDLINKAKDKKWSQEVEDHFQKEISRLQRQNPNSPDYNVQRNYLDFFTDLPWETYTKDIFDIAKAEKVLDKAHFGLEDIKKRILEHMAVLKLKNNMKSPILLLVGPPGVGKTSLGKSIADALGRKYVRLSLGGLHDESEIRGHRKTYIGAMAGRILQSIKKSGTSNPVIVLDEIDKIAQGLHGDPSSALLEVLDPEQNKSFYDNFLEMGYDLSKVMFIATANSLSTIQTPLLDRTEIIQIAGYTLEEKIEIAKRHLIKKQQEENGLDTKSFKLGNPELKHIIEAHTSESGVRTLEKRIASIARWVALQTALEKEYDSKISLEKVDEILGVPRPKSLSEITGVPGVVTGLAWTSVGGDILYIESILSNGKGSLTMTGNLGTVMKESATIALEYIKARHDELGIPQEELDKKNIHVHVPEGATPKDGPSAGIAMLTSMVSSFKNKKVKPHLAMTGEITLRGKVLPVGGIKEKLLAATRAGIKEVILCEANRKDVEEIKKDYLKNLQVHYVNRMEDVIDIAIEK; from the coding sequence ATGACAGAATTTGAAGATATTAGTTTAGAAGAAATGATCAGCGACGGATTTGATATCGTAGCTGAGGAAATCAATCTTTCGGACTTCTCGGAGACTGATAAAAATTCCGAACAGAAAATATTCCCTATACTTCCTGTAAGAAATATGGTAATGTTCCCTAATGTAGTGATTCCTATTACTGCGGGAAGAAAAACATCAATACAACTTCTTGAGGAAGCTCAGAAAAATGGCGATTTTATTGGAATTGTAAGCCAGAAAAATTCGGACATGGAGCAGCCTTCTGAAAAAGACATTTACACTACCGGAACACTTGCTAAGATCATTAAGATCATCAAGTTACCTGAAGGAAACATTACTGCAATCACGAAGGGGTTCCATAGGTTCAAGATAAAAAAAATCATTGAAACCCAGCCCTATTTCAGAGCAGAAATATCAAAATTAAAAGATAGCAGACCTAAAAATCAGGACGAATATGAAGCACTGCTGGAAAACATTAAAGATCTTGCTTTAAAGATTATTGAGCTGGACCCTAATATTCCTAATGCAGCCAACTTCGCGATCAAGAACATCAATAATAATGATGATCTTCTGAACTTCATCTGCACCAATGCCAATTTCTCATCGGAAGCGAAACAAAAGCTTCTTGAGGAGAAAAGCCTCATGGAAAGAGCTAATAACTGCTATGAGATGATGCATGAGGACTTTAGAAAGCTGGAACTCCGAAACCAGATCCATCAGAAAACTTCTAAGGATCTTGATAAGCAGCAGAGAGAATATTTTCTGAATCAACAGATCAGAACAATTCAGGATGAACTTGGCGGAGGCCCTGAAAGTGATGTTGAAGATCTTATTAACAAAGCGAAGGATAAAAAATGGAGCCAGGAAGTAGAAGACCATTTCCAAAAGGAAATCAGCAGACTACAGCGCCAAAATCCTAACTCTCCGGATTATAATGTACAGAGAAATTACCTGGATTTCTTCACGGATCTTCCATGGGAAACATATACTAAAGATATTTTTGATATCGCAAAAGCTGAAAAAGTTTTAGATAAAGCTCACTTCGGACTGGAAGATATTAAGAAAAGAATTTTGGAACACATGGCTGTTTTAAAATTAAAAAATAATATGAAATCTCCTATCCTCTTGTTGGTAGGGCCTCCCGGAGTAGGTAAAACGTCTCTGGGTAAGTCTATTGCTGATGCTCTAGGAAGAAAATATGTAAGACTATCTTTGGGAGGCCTTCACGATGAGAGTGAGATCCGAGGACACAGAAAAACGTATATCGGAGCGATGGCCGGAAGAATCTTACAGTCTATCAAAAAATCAGGTACATCCAATCCGGTTATTGTTCTGGATGAGATTGATAAGATAGCACAGGGCCTTCACGGCGATCCCAGCTCAGCATTGCTTGAAGTTCTTGATCCTGAACAAAATAAGTCTTTCTATGACAACTTCCTTGAAATGGGGTATGACTTATCAAAAGTAATGTTTATTGCAACGGCCAATTCACTTTCGACGATACAAACTCCTCTTTTGGACAGAACTGAAATCATCCAGATTGCAGGATATACTTTAGAGGAAAAAATTGAGATTGCGAAGAGACATTTAATCAAAAAACAACAGGAGGAAAATGGTTTGGATACGAAGTCATTTAAACTGGGGAATCCTGAACTGAAACATATTATAGAAGCCCATACTTCAGAAAGCGGAGTAAGAACTTTAGAGAAAAGAATTGCTTCTATAGCAAGATGGGTGGCGCTTCAGACTGCTTTGGAAAAAGAGTATGATTCTAAGATATCTCTTGAAAAAGTAGACGAAATACTTGGTGTTCCAAGACCTAAAAGCTTATCTGAAATAACTGGAGTGCCTGGTGTTGTAACAGGCCTTGCCTGGACAAGTGTAGGAGGTGATATCCTTTATATTGAAAGTATTTTAAGTAATGGAAAAGGCAGTTTAACCATGACGGGTAACCTTGGAACGGTAATGAAGGAGTCTGCGACAATTGCTTTAGAGTACATCAAAGCAAGACATGATGAGTTGGGAATACCGCAGGAAGAACTGGATAAAAAGAACATCCACGTCCATGTTCCGGAAGGGGCAACTCCTAAAGACGGACCTTCTGCAGGTATAGCCATGCTAACTTCAATGGTTTCTTCTTTTAAAAACAAAAAGGTAAAACCACATCTTGCTATGACAGGGGAAATCACCTTAAGAGGGAAAGTACTTCCCGTAGGAGGAATCAAAGAGAAACTTTTAGCTGCTACCAGAGCCGGAATCAAAGAGGTAATTCTTTGTGAAGCCAACAGAAAAGACGTAGAAGAGATCAAAAAAGATTATTTAAAAAATCTACAGGTACATTACGTCAACAGAATGGAGGATGTCATTGACATCGCCATTGAAAAATAA
- a CDS encoding AI-2E family transporter — translation MNFLRLPFLVKLTLVVISIIGLGYLLALGQSILAPFFLAFLMAMLFLPAATFMERKLRFPRSISTMTSVFIMLIILGGLIYFFSSQLSDFSKDLPHLKEQFTTVFDSLQHWVSKKFNVKVDEQVDYINQGVNKLLSSSGAILGFTFGIFSTGFGFIIFFTLFFIFILNYRRLLNGFIVTVFNERHKANVQEAVTEIRLMTKKYIFGLFLQVIIVSTLTTILLTVLGVKYAILLAVLTGLLNVIPYLGIFISLLISCFIAFATSSPSTCIYVAMGYIAVHAVDGNIVLPFVVGSKVKINALFSFLGILLGEHLWGIAGMFLCIPAIAIIKIICERVDGLKPWGKLLGEEQKPNKKKKSYKISKNITLKEMD, via the coding sequence ATGAATTTCCTCAGACTTCCTTTTCTTGTCAAGCTTACGCTCGTCGTTATTTCCATTATTGGACTTGGCTATCTTCTGGCGCTAGGACAGAGTATTTTGGCTCCGTTTTTCCTTGCATTCCTTATGGCTATGCTTTTTTTACCGGCAGCAACTTTTATGGAAAGAAAACTAAGGTTTCCAAGATCCATATCCACGATGACCTCGGTCTTCATTATGCTGATCATATTAGGCGGACTGATTTATTTCTTCAGTTCACAATTATCGGATTTCAGTAAAGATCTCCCTCATCTCAAAGAGCAGTTTACCACTGTATTTGACAGCCTTCAGCACTGGGTTTCTAAAAAGTTCAACGTAAAGGTGGATGAACAGGTAGACTACATTAACCAGGGAGTAAATAAACTTCTGTCTTCTTCGGGAGCTATTTTAGGCTTTACATTTGGAATTTTTTCAACCGGATTTGGATTTATTATATTTTTCACTCTGTTTTTTATCTTTATCTTAAATTACAGAAGACTTCTGAACGGCTTTATCGTCACTGTTTTTAATGAAAGACATAAAGCAAACGTACAGGAAGCTGTAACTGAGATCCGACTTATGACCAAGAAATATATTTTCGGACTTTTTCTTCAGGTTATTATTGTCTCTACCCTTACGACTATTCTTCTTACCGTGTTAGGTGTAAAATATGCTATTCTTTTGGCCGTACTTACCGGACTATTAAATGTAATTCCATATTTGGGAATTTTTATTTCACTTCTCATTTCCTGTTTTATAGCATTTGCAACATCCAGCCCGTCAACCTGTATTTATGTAGCAATGGGATATATTGCGGTACACGCTGTTGACGGAAATATTGTACTTCCATTTGTCGTAGGCTCAAAAGTAAAGATCAATGCATTATTTTCTTTTCTTGGAATTCTTTTAGGAGAGCATCTTTGGGGAATTGCAGGAATGTTCCTTTGTATTCCGGCCATTGCAATTATAAAAATTATCTGCGAAAGAGTGGATGG